A single Filimonas effusa DNA region contains:
- a CDS encoding SusC/RagA family TonB-linked outer membrane protein: MKQILLVMGVFLTTAAPIALQAQDSTKQSSSATASSVRKLVVGKVTNDKGEPLSDVTVQIKGSQTATKTGSNGSYSLNVPSNGTLVFSFVGMGKQEISVAGRSTVDVQMAAVVESNLEEVIVVGYGTQKAKNVTGSVVSLDVKKLEDMPVATVGEALRGQAPGLNVSGGSTRPGTNPTISIRQQFAFGKDGGSSLPLVIIDDVIQLDPNTGLPSMDQFNLLDPSEVESITVLRDGSAAIYGSRASQGAILVKTKKGKNGPAKISYSGKFQRSDAVSHIKTMSAYEHGIFANRFGRASGWAESNMFSAAELESMKSLNYDWLKEAWRASTNAQHSLNVNGGSDRGTYFAGITYLTQGANLGDQDYNRWTFRTGTEVKVMNNLKLTATISANNNDLLKSFTKLSMSGDPYTQAGGEQADYNVLNHMPKYIPWQFNVNGTDRYISPALGPYRVLSSPAGQNNMAGWNYFGQLKNGSNTNTKTFSYNTNFGLQYDIPYVKGLSIKGTYAITYSTENTEQVSMPITLAIGTNTNQTDRHLYGDQTTWNVAENKNGSRVSYTDVTGKIQQTNFYVNYDRTFGFHNVSAVGSIEKGIQNYGKKVLLYDNPIANGYNGTSSSAGTLNTGNTITNRTEGGNLSYLGRVSYNYRSKYMVQFQFRSDASSKFAPENYWGFFPSVSVGWNISSEDWFKNSVSWVDNLKIRASLGKSGNDNLTRWKWMQLYEYAADKGLGFGTNGGALVGGVTPSVTPNRDVKWDRTIKQNIGIDAAFLKNRLSVSIDGYYDKIRDMLTAMAGQIGVPVSVGGAFAEQNYASLNAWGTDITVNWKDKVGNVNYGISMNYSWGDNKVVKYFPIAYNYPSTNQRQEGVSTIYPAWGFQTWKGTSTGDGLLRTQADIDNYWNYLTELATAAGTSPAYMGNTQKSFLKTGMLAYEDQAGNLNSTDKTIAGKNGQILKDQDFVKLAKKNITRAITTNLNLDWKGLTFQAQIATSWGGYNSIDYVKQNTASTSLFWSHESYLNDMFDPVDNPNGKYPNLAYYDQNSVNSDFWQISSFRCVIRSLSVGYALPKDLVRKARLDNARVFLSGMNLWDLYNPYPDKYRNMYDVPTLGYPTLRTWALGVNLSF; the protein is encoded by the coding sequence ATGAAACAGATATTGCTTGTCATGGGTGTCTTTTTAACCACAGCTGCCCCCATAGCATTACAAGCGCAGGATTCAACCAAGCAGTCCTCTTCAGCAACAGCCTCTTCCGTCAGGAAATTGGTTGTCGGAAAGGTAACCAATGATAAAGGCGAACCTTTATCCGATGTTACAGTTCAGATCAAAGGATCTCAGACAGCCACAAAGACAGGATCCAATGGCTCTTACAGTCTTAATGTACCATCAAATGGTACTCTTGTGTTTTCTTTCGTTGGTATGGGAAAACAGGAGATCAGCGTAGCAGGAAGATCTACTGTAGATGTTCAGATGGCTGCCGTTGTAGAATCGAACCTGGAAGAAGTTATCGTCGTTGGTTACGGTACACAAAAAGCCAAGAACGTTACAGGTTCTGTGGTTTCTCTTGACGTTAAGAAACTGGAAGATATGCCGGTAGCCACTGTTGGTGAGGCATTACGTGGACAAGCTCCCGGATTGAACGTTTCCGGTGGCAGTACCCGTCCTGGTACTAACCCAACCATCAGCATTCGTCAGCAATTTGCTTTTGGTAAAGATGGTGGATCTTCTTTACCACTGGTTATTATAGATGATGTGATCCAGCTTGATCCTAATACAGGTTTACCTAGTATGGATCAGTTCAACCTACTGGATCCTTCAGAAGTAGAAAGCATTACCGTATTACGTGATGGTAGCGCTGCTATTTATGGTTCCCGTGCATCTCAGGGTGCGATTCTGGTAAAGACCAAAAAAGGTAAGAACGGACCTGCCAAAATCAGTTATTCCGGTAAATTTCAGCGTTCCGATGCTGTTAGCCATATTAAAACCATGAGTGCATACGAACACGGTATCTTTGCAAACCGTTTTGGACGTGCATCCGGTTGGGCTGAGAGCAATATGTTTAGTGCAGCCGAGCTGGAGAGTATGAAGTCATTAAATTATGACTGGCTGAAAGAAGCCTGGCGTGCTTCTACCAACGCTCAGCATTCACTGAACGTAAACGGTGGTAGTGACAGAGGTACTTATTTTGCAGGTATTACGTATTTAACACAAGGAGCAAACCTTGGTGATCAGGATTACAATCGTTGGACATTCCGTACAGGTACTGAAGTAAAGGTTATGAATAACCTGAAACTGACTGCTACCATTTCTGCAAACAATAATGATTTACTGAAATCATTTACCAAACTGAGCATGAGCGGTGATCCTTATACACAGGCTGGTGGCGAGCAAGCCGATTATAACGTTCTTAATCACATGCCTAAATATATTCCATGGCAGTTTAATGTGAATGGTACAGACCGTTATATTTCACCTGCATTAGGCCCCTACAGAGTATTATCTTCTCCTGCCGGACAGAACAACATGGCTGGCTGGAACTATTTTGGCCAATTGAAAAATGGTTCTAATACCAACACTAAAACATTCTCATACAACACCAATTTTGGTTTACAATATGATATTCCTTATGTAAAAGGTTTATCTATTAAAGGTACATATGCTATTACTTACTCTACAGAAAATACAGAGCAGGTATCTATGCCTATTACCTTAGCTATTGGAACTAATACAAACCAAACCGATCGACATTTGTATGGAGATCAAACTACCTGGAATGTTGCTGAAAACAAAAATGGTTCAAGGGTTAGTTATACCGATGTTACCGGTAAAATTCAGCAAACAAACTTTTATGTGAACTATGACCGTACTTTCGGATTTCATAACGTATCGGCAGTAGGTTCAATTGAAAAAGGTATACAGAATTATGGTAAGAAGGTGTTATTATATGATAACCCTATTGCGAATGGTTATAACGGAACATCTTCTTCTGCGGGTACATTAAATACAGGCAATACGATAACCAACCGTACAGAGGGTGGTAACTTGTCGTACCTGGGTCGCGTAAGCTATAACTATCGCAGTAAGTACATGGTTCAGTTCCAGTTCCGTTCTGACGCTTCTTCCAAGTTTGCTCCTGAAAATTACTGGGGTTTCTTCCCAAGTGTGTCTGTCGGATGGAATATTTCCAGTGAAGACTGGTTTAAGAATAGTGTGAGCTGGGTGGATAATCTGAAGATACGTGCATCTCTTGGTAAATCCGGTAACGATAACCTGACTCGTTGGAAATGGATGCAGCTATACGAATATGCGGCTGACAAGGGATTAGGATTTGGTACTAACGGTGGTGCGCTTGTTGGAGGTGTTACTCCTTCCGTTACTCCTAACAGAGATGTGAAATGGGATCGTACGATCAAGCAGAACATTGGTATTGATGCGGCTTTCCTGAAAAACAGGTTATCTGTTAGTATCGATGGTTACTATGATAAGATCAGGGACATGTTAACTGCTATGGCAGGCCAGATTGGTGTACCGGTTTCTGTTGGTGGTGCTTTTGCTGAACAGAATTATGCTTCTTTAAATGCCTGGGGTACTGATATCACCGTTAACTGGAAAGATAAGGTTGGTAATGTGAATTATGGCATCTCAATGAACTATAGCTGGGGCGATAACAAGGTGGTTAAATACTTCCCTATAGCCTATAACTATCCTTCTACCAATCAAAGACAAGAAGGTGTTTCTACAATTTATCCTGCCTGGGGCTTTCAGACCTGGAAGGGTACAAGCACTGGCGATGGATTGTTAAGAACTCAGGCTGATATCGACAATTACTGGAACTATCTTACTGAATTAGCTACTGCTGCCGGTACTAGTCCTGCTTACATGGGAAATACGCAAAAATCTTTCCTAAAAACAGGTATGTTGGCTTATGAAGATCAGGCTGGTAATCTGAATTCAACTGACAAGACTATTGCGGGCAAGAACGGCCAGATTCTTAAAGATCAGGATTTTGTGAAACTTGCTAAGAAGAATATAACGAGAGCTATTACCACTAACCTGAACCTTGATTGGAAGGGATTGACTTTTCAGGCTCAGATTGCCACATCATGGGGTGGATATAATTCCATCGATTATGTTAAGCAGAACACTGCTTCAACCAGTTTGTTCTGGTCTCATGAGTCTTACCTGAATGACATGTTTGATCCGGTTGATAATCCTAACGGCAAATATCCTAACCTGGCTTATTATGATCAAAACTCGGTTAATTCGGATTTCTGGCAAATATCTTCCTTCCGTTGCGTAATCCGCAGCCTCAGTGTTGGATATGCCTTGCCTAAGGATTTAGTGAGAAAGGCGCGCCTTGATAATGCACGTGTATTTCTTTCTGGAATGAATCTGTGGGACCTGTACAACCCTTATCCTGATAAATACAGGAATATGTACGATGTTCCAACACTTGGATACCCAACACTCAGAACCTGGGCACTGGGCGTAAATCTGTCATTCTAA